One window from the genome of Actinomycetes bacterium encodes:
- the trpE gene encoding anthranilate synthase component I: protein MFNLTKQKFNNLSNSYNVIPLYRQYVVDTETPASLFLKIREKLEPVFLLESVEGPRGLARYSVIGVDYSRLITYKNNVLTMEDRNGNILQKAEGHPLKQLRNIMSGIRLYRDPGLDHFLGGAVGYVGYDMVKYFENIAIKENPLYPEMMLYLTDSLIVVDHYLNRLKIIATMNIGDGLDSNQAYCTSVEIIESLENNIFRPSKAASGSSQWIREEADIEYECSQTQLDFEQSVEKAKGYIKRGDAFQIVLSQRFSMDTNAEGFDIYRRLRTTNPSPYMFFMDFKKFQMVGSSPEPLVKTNGDRILTCPIAGTRKRTGDDSLDEEVARELLRDKKEKAEHNMLVDLARNDLGRVSAYGSVEVSSYMQVEKYSHVMHLVSKVEGNLMPNRDIFDVLSSVFPAGTLTGAPKVRAMQIIEQLESQPRGPYGGAVGYFGYDGNMDLCITIRTALLKGSTAYVQAGAGIVYDSVPETEYFETINKAKALLSAISMAKDKGGSRCFQK from the coding sequence GCCTCTCTTTTTCTAAAGATAAGAGAAAAGCTTGAGCCCGTATTTTTGCTGGAAAGCGTGGAAGGCCCCCGGGGATTGGCCCGGTATTCTGTAATCGGGGTAGATTACAGCAGGTTAATAACTTATAAAAATAATGTTCTTACCATGGAAGACCGCAATGGCAATATTTTACAAAAAGCAGAAGGGCATCCCTTAAAACAGCTCAGGAACATAATGTCCGGCATAAGATTATACCGGGATCCTGGTCTTGACCATTTTTTAGGAGGAGCCGTTGGCTATGTTGGCTATGATATGGTCAAGTATTTTGAAAATATTGCCATAAAGGAAAACCCTTTATATCCGGAAATGATGCTTTACTTAACCGATTCCCTGATAGTGGTAGACCATTACCTCAACCGCCTAAAGATTATAGCTACCATGAATATTGGGGACGGGCTGGACAGCAACCAGGCTTACTGCACCTCAGTTGAAATTATAGAGTCCCTGGAGAATAATATTTTCAGGCCTTCCAAAGCAGCCAGCGGTTCCAGCCAATGGATAAGAGAAGAGGCTGATATAGAATATGAGTGTAGCCAAACCCAGCTTGATTTCGAGCAATCGGTAGAAAAAGCAAAAGGCTATATAAAAAGAGGCGACGCATTTCAAATAGTATTATCCCAGAGATTCAGTATGGATACTAATGCTGAGGGTTTTGATATCTATCGCAGACTCAGGACCACCAACCCTTCTCCCTATATGTTTTTCATGGATTTTAAGAAATTTCAGATGGTTGGCTCTTCTCCCGAACCTCTGGTTAAAACCAATGGAGATAGGATACTTACCTGTCCCATAGCGGGAACCAGGAAAAGGACCGGCGATGATTCTCTGGATGAAGAAGTGGCTAGGGAGCTTCTAAGGGATAAAAAAGAAAAAGCAGAGCATAACATGCTGGTAGATCTGGCAAGAAATGATCTGGGAAGGGTTTCTGCCTATGGAAGTGTAGAGGTTAGCAGTTATATGCAGGTAGAGAAATATTCCCATGTTATGCACCTGGTTTCAAAAGTGGAGGGCAACCTGATGCCAAACCGGGATATATTTGATGTTCTATCCAGTGTATTTCCGGCAGGTACCTTAACCGGAGCGCCCAAGGTAAGGGCAATGCAGATAATAGAACAACTGGAATCACAACCAAGGGGTCCCTACGGCGGAGCGGTTGGATATTTTGGTTATGACGGTAATATGGATTTGTGCATTACTATAAGGACAGCTTTGCTAAAAGGGAGTACTGCATATGTACAGGCAGGAGCGGGCATAGTTTATGATTCAGTACCGGAAACAGAGTATTTTGAAACTATTAATAAAGCAAAAGCACTGCTGAGTGCTATCAGCATGGCTAAGGATAAAGGAGGTTCAAGATGCTTTCAGAAATAA